Proteins found in one Brevibacillus brevis genomic segment:
- a CDS encoding aminotransferase class I/II-fold pyridoxal phosphate-dependent enzyme gives MIQGQTPLFNGLRKHAQKNPIQFHIPGHKKGKGMDPEFRWFMGKNALSIDLINIEPLDDLHQPKGIIKQAQELAAEAFGADHTIFSVQGTSGVIMTMIMAVCNPGDKIIVPRNVHKSIMSGIVLSGATPIFLHPEIDPVFGISHGITPQAVEKALEQHPDAKAVLVINPTYFGIAGDLKGIVQVAHARGVPVLVDEAHGSHVHFHPKLPLSAMQAGADMAASSMHKLGGSLTQSSLLNIQGNLVSIQRVQAIYSMLTTTSTSYLLLASLDVARKRLVTSGKTLLDQTIQLANEARAQINKINHLYCIGREIIGTNGAFAHDPTKLVISVKDLGITGYEAEKWLRDRYNIEVELSDLYNIVCIITPSDTKEDLQILVYALEELAAGSEDQGNRKARPKMQLPKIPVLAVTPRDAFYAPTEMIPVEQSVGRIIAEFVMVYPPGIPIFIPGEIISEENLIYTKKNIEAGLPVQGFEDPTLQTIRVIKE, from the coding sequence TTGATTCAAGGGCAAACGCCGCTCTTTAACGGGCTGAGAAAGCATGCCCAGAAGAATCCAATCCAATTCCATATACCAGGTCATAAAAAAGGGAAAGGGATGGATCCTGAATTTCGATGGTTCATGGGAAAAAATGCACTTTCCATCGATTTGATTAACATTGAACCATTGGACGATTTGCATCAACCAAAAGGGATTATCAAACAAGCGCAGGAGTTGGCTGCTGAAGCCTTTGGCGCTGATCACACCATATTTTCTGTTCAAGGTACGAGCGGAGTCATCATGACCATGATTATGGCGGTTTGTAATCCCGGCGATAAGATCATCGTGCCACGGAATGTACACAAATCTATCATGAGCGGAATTGTTTTATCCGGTGCGACTCCTATCTTTTTACATCCAGAAATAGACCCTGTCTTCGGGATCTCACATGGAATTACACCACAAGCTGTGGAAAAAGCATTGGAACAACATCCTGATGCAAAGGCAGTTCTCGTCATCAACCCGACCTATTTCGGAATTGCTGGTGACTTGAAGGGCATCGTTCAAGTTGCGCATGCCAGAGGGGTGCCTGTACTCGTAGATGAAGCGCATGGCTCACATGTTCACTTCCATCCCAAGCTCCCACTATCGGCGATGCAAGCTGGTGCAGATATGGCAGCAAGCAGTATGCATAAATTAGGAGGCTCCCTAACGCAAAGTTCGTTGTTGAACATTCAGGGAAATCTCGTTTCGATTCAGCGTGTACAAGCTATCTATAGCATGCTCACGACGACATCCACTTCCTATTTACTGCTTGCTTCGCTCGATGTGGCGAGAAAGCGGTTGGTTACATCGGGGAAAACGCTATTGGATCAAACGATTCAATTGGCAAATGAAGCACGGGCACAAATCAATAAAATTAATCATTTGTACTGCATTGGGAGAGAAATTATCGGGACAAATGGAGCGTTTGCTCATGATCCGACCAAGCTGGTCATCTCGGTAAAAGACCTCGGCATTACGGGATATGAAGCTGAAAAATGGCTCCGCGATCGCTATAACATAGAGGTAGAGCTATCTGACCTGTACAACATCGTGTGCATTATCACACCAAGTGATACGAAAGAAGATTTGCAAATCCTTGTCTATGCCTTGGAGGAGCTGGCTGCCGGGTCCGAGGATCAAGGAAACAGAAAAGCTCGCCCGAAAATGCAGCTTCCCAAAATACCGGTACTCGCTGTCACCCCACGCGATGCATTTTACGCACCGACAGAGATGATTCCCGTCGAACAATCCGTGGGAAGAATTATCGCGGAGTTTGTCATGGTATATCCACCAGGTATTCCGATCTTTATCCCGGGGGAAATCATTTCGGAAGAGAACCTCATCTATACGAAGAAAAACATCGAGGCAGGTTTGCCTGTTCAGGGCTTCGAAGACCCCACGCTACAGACCATACGTGTCATCAAGGAATAA
- a CDS encoding cbb3-type cytochrome c oxidase subunit I: MWESVKEFASEFFVTGDPLIYGADVSIVLSIIAIVSVLTYFKKWGWLWREWLTTVDHKKIGIMYILASVLMLFRGGVDALLMRAQLVMPEMQFLSGDHYNQIFTTHGVIMILFMAMPLMFGLFNVIVPLQLGARDVAFPFLNALSFWLFFSGAMLFNLSFVIGGSPDAGWLAYPPYSELAFNPGPGQDFYIWGIQISGIGSLMTGINFIVTILKVRAPGMTLMKMPMFSWSVLSSCIAIVFAFPILTVTLALLFIDRYLGGHFFTLDGGGNPMMYINLIWMWGHPEVYIIVLPAFGIFSEIVATFSRKKLFGYKSMVFAMIIISVLSFLVWAHHFFTMGSGADVNAFFAVTTMLIAIPTGVKVFNWLFTMFRGKITFETPMLWTVGIIPNFVIGGMTGVLLSVAPADFQYHNSYFLIAHFHQVIIAGVVFGFFAGLYYWWPKIFGFKLNERIGRWAFWLWNIGFYLCFMPQYALGLMGMTRRLYTYGWDKGWFEMNLVSTIGAVIMGAAFLVQIWDIAHSIKHMKRDTTGDPWNARTLEWSIPSPAPFYNFAVMPQVTSQDDWHERKLRIEQGLEKPAKVELEPIHMPKNSGIPIVMSMFWFFVGFGLIFDWLWMAVPGFISVIACMVVHSFNYDTDYYVTVEEIKRTEAEAGRVIT, from the coding sequence ATGTGGGAGAGTGTGAAAGAATTCGCCTCTGAATTTTTCGTAACAGGCGATCCACTTATTTACGGTGCGGACGTCAGCATTGTGCTCAGTATCATCGCAATCGTATCAGTGCTGACTTACTTTAAAAAATGGGGATGGCTCTGGCGCGAATGGCTGACAACTGTCGATCACAAAAAGATCGGTATTATGTACATTCTCGCTTCCGTTCTCATGCTGTTTCGAGGAGGGGTAGATGCTCTCCTGATGCGGGCACAGCTCGTCATGCCTGAGATGCAGTTTTTGAGTGGGGATCACTACAACCAGATTTTTACGACGCATGGCGTCATTATGATTCTGTTTATGGCGATGCCGCTTATGTTTGGATTGTTCAATGTTATCGTGCCGCTGCAACTCGGTGCACGTGACGTAGCCTTTCCGTTTTTGAATGCGCTCAGCTTCTGGCTGTTTTTCTCAGGGGCGATGCTGTTTAACTTGTCCTTCGTCATTGGGGGTTCTCCTGATGCAGGTTGGCTGGCTTATCCGCCGTATTCGGAGCTAGCCTTTAACCCGGGACCGGGTCAGGATTTCTACATTTGGGGGATTCAGATCTCAGGTATTGGTAGTTTGATGACCGGGATTAACTTTATCGTCACGATCTTGAAAGTGCGTGCTCCAGGTATGACTTTGATGAAAATGCCGATGTTTTCCTGGTCAGTTTTGTCGAGTTGTATCGCAATCGTTTTCGCATTCCCAATCTTGACGGTAACATTGGCACTGCTGTTTATCGACCGCTATTTGGGTGGGCACTTCTTCACCTTGGATGGCGGCGGTAATCCGATGATGTACATCAACCTGATTTGGATGTGGGGTCACCCGGAGGTTTACATTATCGTTTTGCCAGCGTTCGGGATTTTCTCCGAGATCGTTGCGACGTTCTCACGCAAAAAGCTGTTTGGCTACAAATCCATGGTATTCGCCATGATCATCATTAGCGTTCTCTCGTTCCTCGTATGGGCGCATCATTTCTTCACAATGGGCTCCGGTGCGGACGTCAATGCATTCTTCGCCGTCACGACGATGTTGATTGCGATTCCGACTGGTGTAAAAGTGTTTAACTGGCTGTTTACGATGTTCCGAGGAAAAATTACGTTCGAGACGCCGATGCTGTGGACGGTCGGGATTATCCCGAACTTCGTCATTGGTGGGATGACGGGTGTACTTCTCTCAGTGGCACCTGCTGACTTTCAATATCACAACAGCTACTTCCTCATTGCACACTTCCACCAAGTAATTATTGCGGGTGTCGTGTTTGGATTCTTCGCTGGCTTGTACTACTGGTGGCCGAAAATTTTTGGCTTCAAGCTGAATGAGCGGATTGGCCGTTGGGCTTTCTGGCTGTGGAACATCGGGTTCTACCTGTGCTTCATGCCACAATACGCATTGGGCTTGATGGGGATGACACGTCGTCTTTACACGTACGGCTGGGACAAAGGCTGGTTCGAAATGAACCTGGTATCTACGATTGGTGCCGTAATCATGGGTGCTGCATTCCTTGTCCAAATTTGGGATATTGCACACAGCATCAAACACATGAAGAGAGATACAACAGGCGACCCGTGGAATGCTCGTACATTGGAGTGGTCGATTCCTTCTCCCGCTCCGTTCTATAACTTTGCCGTCATGCCGCAGGTAACGTCTCAAGATGATTGGCATGAAAGAAAGCTGCGCATCGAGCAAGGCTTGGAAAAGCCGGCGAAAGTAGAACTGGAACCGATTCATATGCCGAAAAACTCCGGTATTCCGATTGTGATGTCCATGTTCTGGTTCTTTGTCGGATTCGGTTTGATTTTTGATTGGTTATGGATGGCTGTACCAGGGTTTATCAGTGTGATTGCATGTATGGTTGTTCACTCGTTTAACTACGACACGGACTACTACGTCACGGTGGAAGAGATTAAACGTACAGAGGCGGAAGCAGGGAGGGTGATTACGTAA
- a CDS encoding PLP-dependent aminotransferase family protein — protein sequence MNMCKVVIIIWKPDRSSSQTLYHQIADEIERRISYGEFPPGSLLPSERKLAEQLGVNRSTVILAYEELRALGIIESRTGSGTRVCKNKWEATPKHTPNWHRYVEGGQFLPNLSYLRRIREALQKDSSLIDFASGELSSQLSPSKEISTQMKENPFTEYLGYDNPQGFTPLREELVSYLSRYRNVQTTDSSILITSGSQQSLYLITQCLLAPGDAVAIEDPSYCYSLPMFQSAGLRLFRLPVSTNGMNPEDIRVLYKKHRIKMIFINPTFQNPTGVCLDPARRAQLLDVASELGLPIVEDDPFSLTSYDGKPPLPLKSLDQLGSVLYIGSFSKIAASGLRVGWMVAPHSVVERLADARQQMDFGLSVVPQKIAAQFLHSDNFLPHLERLRMHLQYRRDLLVEALQKELPNELSFTIPQGGLHLWCKINLDVNDNQLFEEALRRGVVFVPGSVYGSDSGYIRFTFARPKEEEITLGVAKFADALKAVLS from the coding sequence ATGAATATGTGCAAGGTTGTGATTATCATTTGGAAGCCTGATCGGTCGAGCAGTCAAACTTTATACCACCAAATAGCCGATGAGATTGAACGCAGAATTTCATATGGAGAGTTCCCCCCTGGGAGCCTGCTCCCTTCTGAGAGAAAACTGGCTGAGCAATTAGGAGTAAACCGAAGCACTGTTATTCTGGCGTACGAGGAACTTCGGGCATTAGGCATCATTGAGAGCAGAACAGGAAGCGGTACTCGTGTGTGTAAAAATAAATGGGAGGCAACTCCGAAGCATACACCGAATTGGCATCGATATGTAGAAGGTGGTCAATTCCTCCCGAATTTGTCTTATCTGCGTCGGATCAGAGAAGCCTTGCAAAAAGACAGCAGCCTCATCGATTTTGCGAGTGGAGAATTGTCTTCCCAGCTCTCACCAAGCAAGGAGATCAGTACCCAGATGAAGGAAAACCCCTTCACCGAATATTTGGGATACGACAATCCGCAAGGCTTTACGCCATTGCGTGAAGAGCTGGTCTCGTATTTGTCACGATACCGCAATGTGCAGACAACGGACTCTTCCATTCTGATCACGTCGGGTTCTCAACAATCTTTGTATTTGATCACCCAGTGTCTGCTTGCACCCGGCGATGCAGTTGCCATCGAAGATCCCTCTTATTGTTATTCGTTGCCTATGTTTCAATCTGCTGGTCTTCGTCTGTTCCGCCTTCCCGTCAGCACTAACGGAATGAACCCAGAAGATATTCGCGTTTTGTATAAAAAGCATCGGATCAAGATGATCTTTATCAATCCTACTTTTCAAAACCCTACAGGGGTTTGTCTTGATCCCGCACGACGCGCGCAGCTGTTGGATGTAGCAAGCGAGCTCGGTCTTCCGATTGTAGAGGACGATCCTTTCAGTCTCACTTCCTATGACGGCAAGCCTCCACTGCCACTCAAATCATTGGATCAGCTTGGCTCCGTTCTCTACATCGGTTCCTTTTCCAAAATTGCTGCATCCGGCTTACGAGTCGGTTGGATGGTGGCCCCTCATTCCGTTGTCGAGCGTTTGGCAGATGCCCGCCAGCAGATGGATTTTGGCCTGAGCGTGGTGCCACAAAAAATCGCGGCCCAGTTTTTGCATTCTGATAACTTCCTGCCGCATTTAGAGCGGTTACGTATGCATTTACAGTACAGAAGAGATTTGCTTGTGGAGGCACTGCAAAAAGAGTTGCCCAATGAGCTTTCATTCACCATTCCCCAAGGCGGATTACACTTGTGGTGTAAAATTAACCTGGATGTAAACGACAACCAATTATTTGAAGAAGCCCTTCGCAGAGGCGTGGTTTTTGTGCCGGGGAGTGTGTATGGTTCAGACTCCGGCTACATTCGCTTTACCTTTGCGCGACCAAAAGAAGAGGAAATTACGCTTGGTGTCGCTAAATTTGCGGATGCCTTGAAGGCTGTTTTGTCATAA
- the cyoC gene encoding cytochrome o ubiquinol oxidase subunit III: protein MANVNAGHHDHHPDQEELRTFAFWIYLMTDVILFATLFATYIVLQGSTDGGPGPKDLFQMNGIYASTFILLTSSFTSGLAILAMNKGNRLALMNWLGVTIFLGASFLFLEINEFIHMVSEGATIGTSAFLTAFYTLVGTHGLHVTLGMGWMIIVIMQIAKHGITPVTKRKVNIISLFWHFLDVVWIFVFTIVYVMGVN from the coding sequence ATGGCTAATGTGAATGCTGGACATCATGATCATCATCCAGACCAAGAGGAATTGCGCACGTTTGCCTTTTGGATCTACCTCATGACGGATGTCATCTTGTTCGCTACCTTGTTTGCGACTTATATCGTACTGCAAGGGAGCACGGATGGTGGTCCAGGTCCAAAAGATCTGTTCCAGATGAATGGGATTTACGCGAGTACGTTTATTTTGCTGACCAGTAGCTTTACGAGCGGTCTTGCGATTCTCGCTATGAATAAGGGAAATCGTCTTGCTTTGATGAACTGGCTGGGAGTTACCATATTTTTGGGAGCATCCTTCTTGTTCCTGGAAATCAACGAGTTCATTCATATGGTTAGTGAAGGGGCAACGATTGGAACGAGCGCATTCCTGACTGCCTTTTACACATTGGTAGGAACGCATGGTTTGCACGTGACGCTCGGTATGGGGTGGATGATCATCGTCATCATGCAAATCGCGAAGCACGGGATTACACCCGTAACGAAACGAAAAGTTAACATCATCAGCTTGTTCTGGCATTTCCTTGATGTGGTCTGGATTTTCGTCTTCACCATCGTGTATGTGATGGGGGTGAATTAA
- a CDS encoding SCO family protein yields MKKTAWLIMLSILMVLVTACGPARYDYNYPVNEFAYTDQEGKPFSSKDLENKVWVANFVFTYCGTVCPTMTANMAELQKKAKEAGVDVEFVSFSVDPERDTPEALKSYLGKFNADFSNWHALTGYGFEEIKTFILKSFKTPIEKDPNSDQIIHDTFLYLVDQKGTVVNRYEGMTDVPYNQIIEDIKALQE; encoded by the coding sequence ATGAAAAAAACAGCTTGGTTGATCATGCTCAGTATCCTGATGGTTTTGGTAACTGCGTGTGGTCCAGCAAGATATGATTACAACTATCCGGTCAATGAATTTGCTTATACGGATCAGGAAGGGAAGCCTTTTTCATCAAAAGATCTGGAAAATAAGGTATGGGTTGCTAACTTTGTCTTTACGTATTGCGGAACCGTTTGTCCTACGATGACAGCAAACATGGCTGAATTGCAGAAAAAAGCAAAAGAAGCTGGTGTGGATGTGGAGTTTGTTTCTTTCTCGGTTGATCCAGAAAGAGATACGCCAGAGGCATTGAAGTCCTATCTGGGTAAATTCAATGCGGATTTCTCCAATTGGCATGCATTGACTGGCTATGGATTTGAAGAGATCAAAACATTTATTCTCAAATCATTCAAGACTCCGATAGAAAAGGACCCTAATTCCGATCAAATCATCCACGACACGTTTTTATACTTGGTCGATCAAAAGGGAACAGTGGTTAACCGTTATGAAGGAATGACGGACGTGCCTTACAATCAAATTATCGAGGATATAAAAGCGTTGCAGGAGTAG
- a CDS encoding carbon-nitrogen hydrolase family protein encodes MSIQQHNVRVAVVQAASVIMDREGSTEKAVSLTLEAGEKGAKIVVFPEAFIPAYPRGLAFGAKVGSRSAEGRKDWFRYWDNSIVVPSEETDRLGEAARKAGVYLVIGVIERDNENSGGTLYCSVLFFGPDGELLGVHRKLKPTASERLIWGEGDGSTLPVFDTPYGKIGALICWENYMPLARAAMYAKGVQIYIAPTADARDAWQATIRHIALEGRCFVLSSNQYVTKDMYPTDLACYDDLISSPDEMSRGGSAIVGPLGDYIVEPVFGREEILYADLDMRDIAYSQFDFDVVGHYSRPDVFTLLVNEEKKENVKWMK; translated from the coding sequence ATGTCAATCCAGCAACATAACGTACGAGTAGCCGTTGTTCAAGCTGCTTCGGTCATAATGGATCGAGAGGGAAGTACGGAGAAGGCAGTTTCACTGACATTGGAAGCAGGCGAAAAAGGAGCGAAAATCGTCGTTTTTCCCGAAGCTTTTATCCCTGCGTATCCGAGAGGCCTTGCTTTTGGAGCAAAAGTAGGCAGTCGTTCCGCTGAGGGGCGTAAAGACTGGTTTCGTTATTGGGACAATTCGATTGTCGTCCCGAGTGAAGAGACAGACAGGCTCGGGGAGGCAGCGCGCAAGGCTGGCGTGTATCTCGTCATTGGTGTGATCGAGAGAGACAATGAAAATAGCGGCGGCACCTTATATTGTTCCGTCTTATTTTTCGGACCAGATGGTGAGTTGCTCGGCGTGCATCGCAAGCTGAAGCCGACTGCATCCGAACGGTTGATTTGGGGCGAAGGGGACGGAAGTACTTTGCCGGTATTTGATACTCCTTACGGTAAGATCGGGGCCCTGATTTGTTGGGAAAATTATATGCCGCTAGCGCGAGCAGCGATGTATGCAAAAGGCGTTCAAATCTACATCGCACCTACAGCAGACGCGAGGGATGCGTGGCAAGCTACCATCCGGCATATCGCATTGGAGGGCAGATGCTTTGTTTTATCGAGCAATCAGTACGTAACAAAAGATATGTATCCGACTGATTTGGCCTGCTACGACGATCTGATCTCTTCACCAGACGAGATGAGCAGAGGTGGAAGTGCGATTGTAGGGCCATTGGGTGACTATATCGTCGAGCCTGTTTTTGGTCGGGAGGAGATTCTCTACGCTGATCTGGACATGCGCGATATCGCTTATAGCCAATTCGATTTTGATGTCGTTGGACATTACTCGCGACCGGATGTTTTTACATTGTTGGTAAATGAAGAGAAAAAAGAGAATGTGAAATGGATGAAGTAA
- a CDS encoding c-type cytochrome has product MKAIKYLFIGSLFLVASACSNGATEGQTEVADADKSAMKLYKNNCMSCHGNDLSGRVGPSLQQVGSKMTEEKLVEIITAGANGMPGYENVLSPEEIGQLAKWLSEKKE; this is encoded by the coding sequence GTGAAAGCCATCAAGTATCTCTTCATTGGTTCGCTGTTCCTGGTTGCATCTGCATGCAGCAATGGCGCGACGGAAGGGCAAACAGAAGTTGCAGATGCAGATAAAAGTGCGATGAAGCTATACAAAAATAATTGCATGAGCTGCCACGGTAACGATTTATCCGGTAGGGTGGGTCCAAGCTTGCAGCAAGTTGGCTCGAAAATGACGGAGGAAAAACTCGTTGAAATCATTACGGCCGGCGCAAATGGCATGCCTGGTTATGAAAATGTACTCAGCCCAGAAGAAATCGGCCAGTTAGCGAAGTGGCTCTCTGAGAAAAAAGAATAG
- the cyoA gene encoding ubiquinol oxidase subunit II — MKTSKTVRCMSFLFMFILLFLTTGCADNYIVLDPKGPIGEQQKDLMILSTLLTLIVIVPVLILTFVIVWRYRDRKGRKAKYTPDWEHSTKLEIIWWGIPIIIITLIGIVTVRYTYSLEPSKPLESEKKPITIQVTNLDWKWLFQYPEQGIATVNYVQFPEDVPVRFEVTSDAPMNSFWIPQLGGQIYAMSGMSMTLYLQADEQGEYMGSGANFTGKEFAKMFFTANATSQEDFDQWVNQVKHTSPELTLDGYKELTKQGTSDVRYFSAFPEGLYEMTVTKYAASHNHGLSTRVQPPARVKE, encoded by the coding sequence ATGAAGACGTCCAAGACAGTACGCTGTATGTCATTTTTGTTCATGTTCATCCTGCTGTTCTTGACGACCGGTTGCGCTGATAACTATATCGTGCTCGATCCGAAAGGACCCATTGGTGAACAGCAAAAGGACTTAATGATTTTATCCACGCTTTTAACGCTAATCGTGATTGTTCCTGTACTAATTCTTACTTTTGTCATTGTATGGCGATACCGTGACAGAAAAGGAAGAAAGGCGAAGTACACGCCTGATTGGGAACACAGTACGAAACTGGAAATCATTTGGTGGGGCATTCCCATCATCATTATTACGTTAATTGGGATCGTGACAGTTCGGTACACCTATTCGTTGGAGCCATCCAAGCCGTTGGAATCCGAAAAGAAACCGATCACGATTCAAGTGACGAATTTGGATTGGAAGTGGCTGTTCCAATATCCTGAACAAGGCATTGCCACTGTGAACTATGTGCAGTTCCCAGAGGATGTGCCGGTACGTTTCGAAGTGACATCTGACGCTCCGATGAATTCATTCTGGATTCCACAGCTAGGCGGTCAGATTTATGCCATGTCTGGCATGTCTATGACTCTCTACCTGCAAGCAGATGAACAGGGTGAATACATGGGATCAGGTGCGAACTTTACCGGAAAAGAATTTGCGAAGATGTTTTTCACGGCGAATGCGACTTCCCAAGAAGACTTTGATCAATGGGTGAATCAGGTGAAACATACTTCCCCTGAGCTGACGTTGGATGGTTACAAAGAGCTGACTAAACAAGGAACATCGGATGTGCGTTATTTCTCCGCTTTCCCTGAAGGGTTGTACGAGATGACTGTGACCAAGTACGCTGCTTCACACAATCACGGCTTATCTACGAGAGTGCAACCGCCAGCGAGGGTGAAAGAATAG
- the cyoD gene encoding cytochrome o ubiquinol oxidase subunit IV produces MSKQSVHGTTEQHGGHGSLKSYVIGFVLSLVFTIIPIMALENGWLDSDKRLIIYLGAALFQFIVQLFFFMHLKEEDKPRYNLMSLLLGLFIVFLIVIGSIWIMMYNMVAL; encoded by the coding sequence TTGAGCAAGCAATCTGTGCATGGCACGACAGAACAACACGGCGGTCATGGTTCTTTGAAATCGTATGTGATTGGTTTCGTCTTGTCGCTTGTATTCACAATCATTCCTATTATGGCACTAGAAAACGGTTGGCTGGATAGTGATAAGCGACTCATCATCTATTTAGGAGCGGCTCTGTTCCAGTTTATTGTCCAGTTATTCTTCTTCATGCACCTGAAAGAAGAGGATAAACCACGCTACAACTTGATGTCGCTCTTACTCGGGTTGTTTATCGTATTCCTCATCGTGATCGGCTCTATCTGGATCATGATGTACAACATGGTCGCGCTATAA
- the hisC gene encoding histidinol-phosphate transaminase: MKQLPTIPSRKTLEKIQSYQPGMPIWEIKKMYGLSSIMKLASNENPLGPSPKIIRAILGALPELHRYPDAHATTLKEHLADHLELSPEQLIITNGGDELIKLISETYLEPEDEIVVTSPTFSEYEFGAHLMGAVIKTVPLDTDYAFNVSAILAAITDRTKLVYLCSPNNPTGTYLTHQDLTALLDQLPDEVLIVLDAAYSHYATADDYTTGIEFVRQGYPVLVLQTFSKIYALAGIRIGFGVAHPSVIQKILKVKEPFNVNSLAQIAAITALGDVEHFEKSLTENTKGRKQLYDAFDEMNIPYTVSMSNFILAKFGPNAGRIYQELLERGIILRYGETWGLPEHIRISVGTLEENQILIQNLRELLPIAGK; this comes from the coding sequence ATGAAACAGCTGCCCACGATCCCATCACGCAAAACACTAGAAAAGATACAATCCTATCAACCTGGAATGCCGATTTGGGAGATAAAAAAAATGTACGGACTCTCTTCTATCATGAAATTAGCCTCAAATGAAAATCCACTCGGCCCATCCCCCAAGATCATCCGCGCCATTCTCGGTGCGCTCCCGGAGCTGCATCGTTACCCGGATGCCCATGCAACGACGCTGAAAGAGCATTTGGCAGATCATCTTGAGTTAAGTCCGGAGCAATTAATCATCACGAATGGCGGCGACGAACTGATCAAGCTCATCTCCGAGACCTATCTGGAGCCCGAGGACGAAATCGTCGTGACTTCGCCGACCTTTTCTGAATATGAATTCGGCGCGCATCTCATGGGAGCTGTCATCAAAACGGTTCCGCTTGATACCGATTACGCATTCAACGTCTCAGCAATTTTGGCAGCGATCACAGATCGAACAAAGCTTGTCTACCTTTGTTCCCCAAATAACCCGACAGGCACCTATTTGACTCATCAGGACTTGACGGCATTGCTAGACCAATTGCCAGATGAGGTGCTTATTGTACTCGACGCTGCTTACAGTCACTATGCAACGGCTGACGATTACACAACAGGTATTGAATTTGTCCGCCAAGGATACCCTGTTCTCGTCTTGCAAACCTTCTCGAAAATTTACGCGCTTGCAGGTATTCGCATCGGATTTGGTGTCGCTCACCCCTCGGTGATCCAAAAAATCCTGAAAGTAAAAGAACCGTTTAACGTCAATTCCTTGGCACAAATAGCCGCCATTACCGCTCTTGGAGACGTAGAGCATTTTGAAAAATCCCTCACAGAAAACACCAAAGGCCGCAAGCAGCTCTACGATGCATTCGATGAAATGAATATTCCTTACACCGTGAGTATGTCTAATTTTATCTTGGCAAAATTCGGGCCAAATGCGGGTAGGATTTATCAAGAGTTGCTGGAAAGAGGAATCATTTTGCGGTACGGAGAGACCTGGGGGTTACCGGAGCATATTCGAATCAGTGTAGGTACGCTGGAAGAAAATCAAATTCTCATCCAAAACCTCCGTGAGCTATTGCCTATCGCAGGAAAATGA